In Penicillium psychrofluorescens genome assembly, chromosome: 5, a single window of DNA contains:
- a CDS encoding uncharacterized protein (ID:PFLUO_008484-T1.cds;~source:funannotate) → MPSSAPVRRPKLQASNGCKTEVPISYDINIPYVDVDQQSKIKTNYPQYLPSWDPIWFDPLPPFEYEDPALRVQDRTKPNLLRPGVTVNHIQPSLGSVVEGVQLSQLSDTAKDELALLIAERKVLAFPAQDLIDAGPEAQEQFMRHFGKPNYQPVSGSMKGHPAFHIIHRDGNREEIARFLEQRTTTTLWHQDVSYEIQPPGYVMLGLLDGPQVGGDTVFAATDMAYKRLSPTLRGFLDTLSAMHSSAKMISHTRLTGGLVRKDPVNTEHPLVRVHPVTGERCLFLNGEFITRIQGMKEPESKWMLDFLMQHMMTGHDFQARVRWQPRTIVLFDNRSTLHSAIVDYLDEEHGAQSRHIFRLGALAEKPVPVYEEFD, encoded by the exons ATGCCTTCCTCTGCTCCGGTGCGGCGGCCCAAGCTGCAGGCTTCCAATGGTTGCAAGACCGAAGTGCCAATCAGCTAcgacatcaacatccccTATGTCGACGTGGACCAGCAATCGAAGATCAAAACCAATTACCCGCAGTATCTGCCGTCGTGGGATCCCATCTGGTTTGATCCACTGCCACCCTTCGAATATGAAGACCCGGCGCTGCGCGTACAGGACCGCACCAAACCCAACCTGCTTCGGCCGGGCGTCACCGTCAACCACATCCAGCCCAGCCTGGGCAGTGTGGTGGAAGGAGTGCAGCTCAGCCAGCTGTCCGACACCGCCAAAGATGAACTAGCCCTCCTGATAGCGGAGCGCAAGGTGCTCGCCTTCCCCGCGCAAGACCTCATCGACGCCGGCCCCGAGGCCCAAGAGCAATTCATGCGCCACTTCGGCAAACCCAATTACCAGCCCGTGTCGGGAAGTATGAAAGGCCACCCAGCCTTTCATATCATCCACCGGGACGGCAACCGCGAGGAAATCGCGCGATTTCTGGAGCAGCGCACGACCACGACGCTGTGGCACCAAGACGTCAGTTACGAAATCCAACCACCGGGCTACGTCATGCTTGGCCTGTTGGACGGTCCCCAAGTCGGCGGGGATACCGTCTTTGCCGCGACAGACATGGCCTACAAGCGGCTGTCACCGACCCTGCGCGGGTTTCTCGACACGCTGTCGGCGATGCACTCCTCGGCCAAGATGATCAGTCACACGCGACTGACGGGGGGATTGGTGCGCAAGGACCCGGTTAACACAGAGCATCCGCTGGTGCGCGTGCATCCCGTGACGGGGGAGAGGTGTCTGTTCTTGAATGGCGAGTTCATCACCCGGATCCAGGGGATGAAGGAGCCAGAGTCGAAGTGGATGCTGGATTTCCTGATGCAACATATGATGACGGGCCATGATTTCCAAGCTCGCGTGCGCTGGCAGCCGCGGACAATTGTTTTGTTCGATAATCGGTCCACGCTGC ATTCCGCCATCGTAGACTacctggacgaggagcacGGCGCCCAATCGCGGCATATCTTCCGCCTCGGTGCCCTGGCCGAGAAGCCGGTTCCCGTGTACGAGGAATTCGACTGA